ccgttgtttgttaatgtttttctttgtatctCTTGGTTTACATTGATCAAAAGTAGTTTCAATaaaatttatatattaaaaagttTATGTACTTTACTGCCACAATAAACTccctcatgttttatttgttttgttttttttcatccactgCCACAGTTAGTCGTGCTCTTTGTTTATGGTTTTAAATTCACTCCAGCAGTTAGATCGGACCTAGAAATATCAAATCTGGAAATCTAGTTTTCTGAAGTTTGCAGTCTGCAGCGGCTAAGAAtatctcatctgtgtgtgtgcgtgtgtgtgtctgtgtgtgtgtgaacagtgttgATAAGGCATCGTGTGAGTTTGTGATTGGGTGGGAGACTCGGTCGGCGTGCGCGGTGAAGCAGCGCGAGGTGGAGATGGTGAATGGGACGATACAGGTTCCTGACACTGGAGCCAGACTCAGCCTGGGAGCGCTCTACTTCAGGTACCGTGAGCACACGCTCCACCTGTCCAGCTGTGTCTCACTCTCAAGGTCATTTTTAGTTTAGTAAAGGGAAGGGGAAATACTTATCTGTGAACTCTTTTtaccctccttctcctctcagccACCATCAGGCATCTGGAGACATCCGTCCCAACGGCGACCGCTATATCTACCACATCCAGTTGTCTGGCATCACCAACAACTCCTTGTCCAGCTGTATTGGTGCCAACATCTGCCAGGTGAAGCTCAACGGTCCGTACAGACGCAGGATTGGCTCCTCCAGCAAAGCCAAGTACTACATTAAAGGTCAGTTACTGCACAGTATAGCATCACGTTTCCCCAACTGGCCCCTGTCTCTCCATCTGTACTAATTAATGACGTGGTATTTCATCGACCCCTCTGCTTCTCCATCAGGAGGAAACCTGGATGTGATGGTGCCCTCTGAGTCTGAGTGTGGCCGGGAGAAAACCAAAATGGTGTCATCCACCATCATGTTCCACTGCAACCCCTCGGCAGGCGTCGGCATCCCTGAGTTCATGCTGGAGACGGATGAATGCCAGTATCTGTTTGTGTGGCACACGAACGCCGTGTGTGGTCTGACGTGAGTAAACACTCACCTGTACCGGACGTAAAACATCTGGAATATAGATTTTACTCTATACAACAAAATTTAAGATGGAAGAAATGGCAAATATATGTGATATGTTTCTGTCCTGCAGAGCTGTTGATGCGCGGTCATACGACGACGACGGCAGCGACACTCCCGCTCTTTCCAGGCGGAGCCAGGCGATGGGGGTGGTGCTGAGCCTCCTGATGGtgggtctgtctgtctgtctgctgggaCTTTTGCtccacaagagagagagaaggtgaggcCACAAGTCTCCATTGGCTggattgtgtttatttattaatttattttgattgaaaTTAGTAGAATTTAAAATTAGAATTTAGTTTTGCTgaatgtttttatacatttcttgTCTCTTTCCAGGGAGCTCGTGATCCAGAAGGTCGctggctgctgcaggagaggaaaCCAAGTCTCCTATAAATATTCCAAGGCAGGTTgatcaaatgaatgaatgaatctgcCTCTGAGTCAGCCCGATATTTTGCTTCATGCACTAACTTGCCTTTAAATCTCAGGTCAACATGGATGACGAAGGGGGCGAGGAGGAGATGGAGTGGCTGATGGAAGAGCTCGAAGCCCCTCCcacgtcctcctcctcatcgtcTCACCGGGGCAggagtaaccatggcaacggtCACATCAGGACCAAGCCGGTGAACACGGACGGTCTGCGCTCGTTCACGCTGGACGACCAGGACGACGACAGCGAGGATGAGGTGCTGAGCGTCCCGGGGGTGCAGGTGGTCAAGTCGTCCGGACTGTCGAGGCACTCGGTTGCTCATCGCAGCGCCTTCCTACAGGTGAGCGTCATCTCCACATCAGTCCAGGTGTTACTGTGTCTCAGCTCGGTGCTCAAAACCAGAGATGTCCTGTTCAAGTTTTTTTAGCCCTAAATCCAAGTCCTTTAATGTTGTGCATCCAATCCGATACTTATATTTACCTAAATGTTGAATGAATACGTGTCATATCTGAGAACAACCAAGTTTATCTGTGGCTACTCACAGAGTTAACGTTAAATACCAACAGCTTATGTGACCTTTTCCAGAGAGTTGAGTTGTGTGAACAGCTGATAGCATTGGTCAGCGCAAGCTTAAAACAAGGAGATGCTACTTGAATGTTTGTATATCAGTCTTTGCTGATTAGAAAGCAAGAAAATGCATGTACTTGCATGGAAGCTGTGGATTGTCCTAAAATAAACTGGTACTCAGGTCCCTCATCAGAACAAAGCTCCAGTGAGCTGTGAAGATCAAGGTTCTCTATCAGGCCTCGAAACACACCTGAACCCACGTACCTTTTGAATCCACTCATGTATTGGACTTGTTGAGACACAGACCTGAGACCCTGTCCGAGCCGATCACACCGAGTGCTATCCGGTTCCACTCAGGAAGACCTCCACTGCAGAGCGCTGCTGTCTTGAACCGGCAGCAGAGATAATAAAGGATCAGATTGTGATCAGGTGTATTTTAGCTGATACTGATCTTTAGGATCAGGTCTACTGCAAACCTCACGGAAGTCTTTCTTTTCAGGAGGAGAGTGACGAGGACCTGGTCGGCCTCCTGGACGACTCGGACCGGAAGCGGAAGAGCAGCAAACCTCGCTCCTCAGCCTTTAACCTCGGTATCAACACGGCAGCCAACAGGAAACGGGACGAGGATGACAGTGACGAGGACCTCCTTAGggtgtgatgtcacttcctccctctcactACCCACCTCCCATCCTATCTgaactctttttctctcagtgaatGTCTCCATAatagcagcaacaacaacaacagtgaaataCCAACAACACAATGAAAGCAGAAACCTTTCCCcttttttgggatttttttttttttttttgggactgCACCTTTACTCGGCCTACTCAGACTCTATCCAGTCCACTGTCTACAGACTGTCGATGTTAGCACATGGTggtatattatttattgatagCTGATTATTTAAAGTGTTCTTCAGGCCATTTTTTGACCTGCACCctatttttctcatattttcttCTATAATTCTGAACTGAAATAATTTGCTTCACTATAGCTACTTCAGTTACGCCACATTTATCTAATCAACATCCGACAGGCCAGTTGAGACTTTAGGAATGAACCCCGACGTATTTACTCTGCAACGAGACGTGTCAGTGAAAaagatgtaaatgaaaatgatatcCATCTTTTCCTCTAGTGTTTTGAAATGAAGCTGTGCCATTGCTTTAGCACTTTATTGTAGCATTGATTAGCTGAGAATGACACGTTTCATTGCAGAAGGCGACAGCTACTTTTGGGGTcgttctttttattattatgtccATCGGCCTGGACGTTAAAGGACGGTATTAGAAAACTGTGGTGAAGTGTACAGTTGAATAGTGGAACAATGAAGCAGGTTTTGGGAGAAAAACAATAGCTATCAAAGGAAGCTCTCAGCTCCCAGGACGTAGGCAGGGAAGGTGTCGGCTTGTGTTGTTTCTAAAGGGAATGAAGACACCCGTTTGTCTTTTCTTGCTGTTTACAGTTGCTATAATAGCagatcttttctctttctttcccctcgaaaagaaaagaaagcacgATGCCTTCCTGATGATGAATTTACTTTGCATTTTCATCAATGAATCATGTCCGGCGacagattgattttttttttttttttttgtcttgtgttgaTCAGAGACATTGTACATAGATGATAATGTTCTATAatatggatgtttttgtttgtttgtttgttgtcttcaCTGGTGAACTGCTCACACGTTTGTTTTCAAGATTATTTAAATGGTTGTCTGAGCTGATTatctgtatgtctctgtgttttgtgtggaaATAGAGATGGCCTTATGTGTGAATGGACGGTGGACGGAGGCGAAGAGTGAAGCTTGAGATGTTAGTTTAGGTTGTGTTGGTTTTGAAgcaccccaaccccccaccccccacctcctccctcccgcTAAAGCCATATTTCCTCAGCCACCACTGGCACTAATGACTGGGAAGTTGggaatttttttctctgcttgcACGCTCTTGTACATTACAGgctggtttgttttggtctgtgaCGGCGGATGTTGCTGTGTCAAAAGTGAGATTTTAACTCGGTAAAGCCAAGTTTTTGTAGTGCCGAAATCAGCCCCTTTTTAGCCAAATGCATGTGACGATAAGACAGAAGAAAGACATGAAGTATTGATATATGAAAAATGCAGGCGATTGACttacatttaacacattttctgCTTAATAATCAAACTAGCGTTGCCACAAAGGATGTCAGGAACGATGGAAGACCCATGGCTCAGCTGTGTGGGTAGAGTTTGTGATTTTATTGCTTTCTAAAAATGGAATCAAACTGACTGCGGTGTTCCCACATCAGAGTGATGAGGAAGCCTACACAGTATAAGCACACACAGTATTTGGGCGCCGTCTCGCTTGGTGGGTGGTTTTCATTTATCCCCACCCCAAGCGATTGTTTTAAAGGTCATTAAAAATTAGgttacagacaaacacaaactcgACTTTTACCCCAGTGTAGCTTTTGTAGAAATGTTTAGAAGTGTAGCGGAGCAGCTTCAAAACGAATCAAACTCAAGCTCCTGTCATTTTGAGTCTGTGCTGTGCGCAGTGTTTGATCCTCTCTGGTGCACATACCAGTGAAGAACACATTAAGAAATAGTGTTTTCCAAGGTTGTAACTAGcaactgttttctttattgattaaacagttgattattttttcaattaatagACTATAAAATGTAGTAATAGTGAAAAACGCTCTCAGTTTACTCTGAcggtttcaaatgtttttttcccccaagcATCAGTCCTatgaatgaagaaaacaacctTGGGAGAGCAGCCATTGATCCGTAGACGCACCAAAAGTAGGGCACTTACAACAGACTCTGTATGTTTATTATTACATGATGATTACATGAGGGTGAATTCACTTCTCTTAGTGTTCAGTCCACATAAACTAGAGTTAGTAACAGACGTGATGTCATTGCTAAAAATCTCTTAACCAATCAGCAAGGAAAGTTCACCATTCAGGGTATTTCTAAAGCTTTTTACACAAATTTGCTAATCAAGTTTTTTGTAAgatgccacaaaaaaaaatctcaaactgGCATTTGCATTGgaaacatcagtgttttatatGGAGGAGATGGGTTGTGCCATAAAGTGAAATTAAACACGAACGAatacaaaacatcatcatcattctggTCCCTCTGCTAAAGGTTtcagtcactgagatcacaagCTAAACTGGATCTTTTTGACTCCACAAAGATCATGAAAAACTGAAGCTTTGTTTACATCTTGCTCTAAAATCTAACTTCTCATGTTATAAGTTAATGATTCGAGCGCTTCATAGAATAACCATGTCATTAAGCTGCTGATCTGAAATTATGACGTGCTTTACCCAAAGTAAAATCACCGATGGGTTTCCAAAGAAAAGGTAAAATAACTGCAATGAAATGTCACCAACCCATAACTGAAATATGATTAAAAGTTCAAATTTGAGCCTGCTGACGTGAcggacatttttattttaatattttaaacattttcatttattcagcatGTGGAGTTTCCGAAAAAATAAACCTCAGCAGTCTTTGTGAAATCACTTCACGATCTCGACCTGATCAGGAGGAGGTTTGAACTAGGATGAAAAGCATTTACCTGTgtttgacactttgtgactcatCTCTCCTGAGGAGACGTCGTAGCACTCCTCATTACAGAGAAGCAGATGGTACCGtgaagtcgttttttttttttttttccatcgtTGCATAAcgtctgttttcttctgtatttaGCACCAAAGTTTGTGTGGCTCATCTGCATGGTACTGTACTGAACCACCTCTTTCCCATCAAGATATGAATGGACAttcttgtgctttttttctgtcatcactCGAGCAGAGAACTGTTTGGGGTTAGGTGAAACTAATTCCATTTCTGAGAGCGAGGTTGAGAGCTACATTCTGAAGCCGACAAACAAGCTGCCAGAATAcagtgacttaaaaaaaaaaaaaaaaaaaagcacaagaaaTTTTCTGTGATGATTGGGTACTATGGGAGATCATTATGTTTTAGTTGGTGTAAGTTATGTTGTCTGATATGTTTTTCAGCTCTCTGCCTGTTttcctatttaaaaaaacattgatgtaaaaaatattacattatttgaataaataagaGATCCGCTGTTTATCACTGGTGTGGTTTCATCACATTCTGTTACTAATAACAAAGAAAGGAAGCAAAGAAAATAGACTTATCCTGTTCCCAGATAGCAAAAggaaacttctggcccaacatatgtCTGCGTCccggcccaagtctggcccatatacttccacatctgggcagataTCCAGCTGTTACCCTTCTGTATTGTCTGACAGCcacaagattttctgtgtgttttgctaCCTGGACTTGACTTATCTGGATTGGCTTCAGATTTAACTTGGACTTGTTTCAGTGGATTTGAGATTTGACTTGGACCTGACTCAAAGGACTTAGACTTAGATTTGTCTTGAATTACTTGTGACTTCACTTAAACGTATCCGGAAGGACTTGACTTGCACTTGTCTCAAAGACCTTAAAACATTGATTTGTCATGAAGGACTTGTCTTGAATAACTTGACAGGCACTTTCTTAAACGCTTTACACTCGACTTAAACTTACCGTGAAGCACTAGAGATGTGACCTGGACTTGTCTTGAATGACTTCACCTCAACGTTTCTCAAAGAAGTTGAGACTTGACTCACACTTGTTTGGAATTTCTTAAGACTTGACCTGGTCTTGTTGTGAAGATTAGACTCAACTTGTCTGTAATGCCTTGAAGCTTGACTTGGACTTGCCCCAAAGACATAAAGACAGCTCCGTCAGCTATTGCTCAATAAGTTAAATCAAAGAAATCTTTTTATAAAAACTgtactgtttcatttttctcagaCTGGACAGATCAGTTCACCCTCTACTTGTAAATATTGTCTCTTCATCTGGGGCTGCTTCTTCCAACAAAACTGCAGGGACTTTGAAAGAGAAGGTGCAACACAAGCACCATATCCTTCAAAACCATCGCCCCAGCTAAATTGATATAGCAGCAACTTGTGATGGTGACGGTGTCTCTCCCTCCACTCAAGAGCAACTTTTTGAGGCCTTACCTGAGCTCCAGAAGAAGCAGCTTTGGCAGTTGCATCATATTTCAGTCAGATTAATGCTCAACAGATTCCCACAAACCACATTTAAATGTTGACTGATTGACAGCGTCACTgactgtgtgcacatgtgcatgggCTGCAGAGACAATCTGCACAAGCCATGTTGTGTGCGTTTATGTTAATGAATCCCTGGTCATGCCGTGGTGGAGGCTTTTTCTTCCACGCAGTCTGACGTCTGAAAAAGTGATAGTAAACTTGTTTTAATGCCCCACTGCGCTGCAGGCACAGTGACAACGTCTGTCAGTGGACCTTTGCTCCTGCTGGTCCTGTTTAAAACCCAAAGCACTTCTGTTCAGTGGTCGTCTGCAGAGGGATGCTCAACATACTGTCCACTCTGACAAGGCTGTAGACACTTCGACACTCTGATAGAAActgtttcctgcagttgttTATAGAGAGAACAAACCAATATTTCTGCAACCATGACCACTTTTGACGACATCTTGGAGGAAGCTGGGAAGTTCGGCCGCTGTCAGAAGCGGATCTTCGCCCTGCTGTGTATGGTGTCCATGCCCTGGGCCGGTGTGTACGTCGGCATCGTCTTCCAGGGTTTCACCCCGGATCACTGGTGTCGGGACTCTGCGGTGGTGGAGATGAGGCAGGCGTGCGGCTGGAGCCTGGCAGACAGTCGCAGGCTGACGGTGCCTCTGGTCAACAGCTCTGGggtgctgcagcagagcagctgtgagCAGTACAAGGTGGACTGGAACAGCACAGGACTCACCTGTGACACCCAGGAACTGGACCTCAGCAAGACTCCCACAACAGCCTGCAAAGAGGGCTGGGAGTACGACTACGAGGGCAGACAGTCCTTTGTTACTGAGGTAAGTAAGATGTGACAGAATAGAAGTgaagcaaataaaaccaaactatTTTAGGATAAGTCCCTTTCAGTCTCTGATTAAAACGTACTTTTATCATTGAGCTTCTCCTGGTTTCAGCTTCCCCTGAagagttttatttctcttaaaatcactctgctgttttttatgCTCTTGGTTCTTTTAATTGTTCTATCTGATCATTGCTttgaaatgtattgatttttatcgattctgttttatttctaccATTGCTAAGCACTTTGTAGTTACGTTCTGAAGGtgctctttaaaaaaagaacattatgTTATTATGATTAGGATAATAGAAAAACCTATGAAGTCAACACAGTGCATATTATGCAGCTAGGAATAAAGCATGATTCCCACTAAAGgatcatttaacatttaaagctAATATGTACACAATTTGTACAAtgatatcattttttaaattatattgatGACAAACGTTTTTAATGAACATGTATCTCGTTCATTGAATCCAGAATTATCAAAACAACAGTTCATGGTTTCAGGGGAAGCTGGTAGTTGGTCCTGACAGGCGTTTAAACTTTGGATAGAGGCAGGCCAGTTGTTTGCCTGCACTCGCAGTGTTAAGTGTTAAGTTAAGATCATCACTGCTATAGCTTTGTATTTAATGTACAGGCAGGGAATTTCCTAAAATGTAAGCCCATTCATCTCATTGTGGCTGGGTTGTCAAGGTTACAGGCAAAGATTACGGAAATCTTAAAGACAGAGCTGATTTCCATTAGTGAGGAAGAAGCCAGTGAAGGGAATATAAGATCCTCAAACaggaatgaaaaacaacaaataaaagtcacaaacacaaaaacaattttctaGCTTCTGACCCTCAAAGACTTTGAGGCAAAATCAAAGCAGTTAGGTCATTgacctatgtgtgtgtgtgtgtgtgtgtgtgtcccagttTGACTTGGTGTGTTCAGATGGATGGTTGGTGGACATGTACCAGGCCACTCTCAATGTGGGATTCCTTGTTGGAAGCATTGCTATTGGTTACCTGGCCGACAGGTAAGTCTGTGattggtttgtctgtttttaatgttgcagtGATGAGTACAGAACAGTTTCACTCAAAAGCATTGAATCTTCTTGAGTTTaacttcattattattttcttaaggacgtatattatttcattaaactGAGTAATGACTGATGGTCCCTGTCTGccttgtttgtgtctttgcctCCAGGTTTGGCAGGAAAATGAGCTTCCTGATGTCCAACCTGTTGAATGGGATCGCAGGGATCCTGGTTGCCGTGGCTCCGGACTACGTGTCTTTACTGATTTTCAGAACGCTTTACGGGTTTGGAGTGAAAGGAGGCTGGGTGGCTGGATACGTACTGAGTAAGAACAACGTTTAACCATATAGCTTTTATCTCACCATGACAGTGCCAAATGTTATTTGATATGTGaaacctttcttcttcttcttctcctcctccttctctcacaGTCACAGAGATTGTGGGAGTGGAGTACAGACGTACGGTGGGAGTCCTTTACCAGATGTTCTTCAGCGTcggcatcctcctcctccctctgctcgcCTACTTCATCACCGACTGGCGCTGGCTGCAGGTCGTCATCACCGTCCCCTACATCATCTTCCTGTCCTACTACTGGTGAGAGACACCCCCTtctgatttctttgttttgttcttcacGAAGTCTGAAGTCTTTAAATTACtccatgtttagtttttttttgagaagattttaaaaagtaaaaaacatacaataatACGTACActatgtaataatatatatataataataatattgccgattatcattttattattagagCACCTTTCAAAAGActgttacaaagtgcttcactgtaaaaataaaagtagtaaatcaaaaacaaatatgaaaacaattaCAACAAACAGCACCAGTGAGGAAAAAGCCGTAAGATGAAGGTGagttttaaaaagagaaaaggccTGGTCACCTTGACAAGTTGAGATTTGGGAACCGTTAGTCAGGCATTGCTAGAGGATCTCAAGCAGAGGCCAGGCTCTTAGGGAGGTAATAAATCACAGATAAAGGCAGGAGCCTGACCATTCAAGGTTTAAAGAACAAGCAGTAGAGGCCACCTGATAGGTGAATGGTTGGAGAGCATAAGGGCCAAATGCCCTGAGCAGTGCGTCGCCTGTTTGAGACCCTTTGCTGTGTGGGATTcccctactctctctctctcctcacatttcctgtctgtctccaccgCTGCtctccaataaaggcataaaccccccccccccaaaaaaaaaaaacagtaaaatcttaaaattgACTCTAAAATGAACAAGTAACCAGCGAGGACTGTGATGTGTGATGCGGCTGCGTGTCTCAGAACATGTTAACAGCAGCATTATGTATCAGCTGTCGTGTTTGGGCGTTTCAGATTCTGCTGATACCAGAATAAAGAGCGTcgcagtgggtcagtctggaGGAGATAAAATCATGGATGATCTTCTCTAGGTCTGCAGATGACAGGGCCTGAACCGGGCTGAACATCTCCGTCGGACAAAGCAGAATCACACACGCTTCATGaaagtttttgtgtttgcaggttCATCCCTGAATCTCCAAGATGGCTTCTCTCTCAGAACAAAAAGACCCAAGCTGTGAAGATCACAGAGGACATGGccaaagaaaacaagaggaCTCTCTCCAAAAACATCGAGGTAGCTGACACCAGATCAGTCCAGACCAGAGTCCAGTTCATCAAGTCAGTTGTAGAGAGGCGAGATCTGTGCGTCTGGTGCCACAAATACAGTTTAGAATAAGACACATACTTTGTTATCGCAGCTGCGAGTGCAAAGACTGTGTTTCATGCTGTTAACACGGCTCCTTCCAttcagtttttgtattttatttaactaCAACTTActattctctcttcttttttttttcctcaagacTCTTGTTATTTAGGATCATTTGATAGTGTTCTGGTTTTAGTTTAGTTGTAGTTAGTTGCTTGAATTTCCCTGTGTGTGAGATCAGGAAAGTTTGTTTTATCTCATCTTGAAAACGGAAGTGATTTACTCTTTGCTTATACAATGACTTGTCAGATCATCAGGGTGCAGTAGGGGTTGAAGCAGCTCTCTGTAAAATCCT
The window above is part of the Seriola aureovittata isolate HTS-2021-v1 ecotype China chromosome 19, ASM2101889v1, whole genome shotgun sequence genome. Proteins encoded here:
- the LOC130187857 gene encoding solute carrier family 22 member 2-like produces the protein MTTFDDILEEAGKFGRCQKRIFALLCMVSMPWAGVYVGIVFQGFTPDHWCRDSAVVEMRQACGWSLADSRRLTVPLVNSSGVLQQSSCEQYKVDWNSTGLTCDTQELDLSKTPTTACKEGWEYDYEGRQSFVTEFDLVCSDGWLVDMYQATLNVGFLVGSIAIGYLADRFGRKMSFLMSNLLNGIAGILVAVAPDYVSLLIFRTLYGFGVKGGWVAGYVLITEIVGVEYRRTVGVLYQMFFSVGILLLPLLAYFITDWRWLQVVITVPYIIFLSYYWFIPESPRWLLSQNKKTQAVKITEDMAKENKRTLSKNIETLKDDNADSSTASFMDLIRTPKMRKHTFILSYNWFTSAVVYQGLIMRLGILGGDVYIDFLISGLVEFPAAFLILFTIERIGRRLPFASANIVAGASCFITAFIPDSMFWFKTVVACIGRLGITMAFEMVVFVNTELYPTFVRNLGVSVCSTLCDVGGIVAPFLLYRLAVIWLELPLIIFGSLAFLAGGLVLLLPETRGVPLPDTIDDIEFPDRVKEKAELKNQQTTNLLPNNNVTTNKDPATV